From a region of the Streptomyces sp. NBC_00193 genome:
- a CDS encoding FKBP-type peptidyl-prolyl cis-trans isomerase, which yields MSDKLEKPEIDFPDFPVPADLVIEDIWEGEGAEAKAGSRVSVHYVGVAYSTGEEFDASWGRGAPLQFQLGVGQVISGWDTGIQGMKVGGRRKLVIPAHLAYGDRGAGGAIKPGETLIFVCDLMGA from the coding sequence GTGAGCGACAAGCTCGAGAAGCCCGAGATCGACTTCCCCGATTTCCCGGTCCCGGCGGACCTCGTGATCGAGGACATCTGGGAGGGCGAGGGCGCCGAGGCCAAGGCCGGTTCCCGGGTCTCCGTTCACTACGTGGGCGTGGCCTACTCGACCGGTGAAGAGTTCGACGCCTCCTGGGGCCGCGGCGCGCCGCTGCAGTTCCAGCTCGGTGTCGGTCAGGTCATCTCCGGCTGGGACACCGGCATCCAGGGCATGAAGGTCGGCGGCCGTCGCAAGCTGGTCATCCCGGCCCACCTCGCCTACGGCGACCGCGGTGCCGGCGGTGCGATCAAGCCGGGCGAGACGCTGATCTTCGTGTGCGACCTGATGGGCGCCTGA
- a CDS encoding YafY family protein, giving the protein MAIAKAERLMNLALCLLGTRRPLSKRELRGSIEAYMEAGNDESFNRMFERDKDDLRELGLVIETVENLEGDTGYLARRDSNRLPPVALDAEEAAALGLAAKVWQQARLAGAASGALQKLRAGGMPEASDPYEGQHSAIEPRIPVHEAAFEPLMLACRDRRPVVFDYRKSTAARPETRQVEPWALECWRGHWYLAGFDRDRGAERVFRLSRITGKVRSRQAKYTAEVPDVVTVRETVARWAGESAERSALIRLRAGAGYPLRSKATAVREGAGGEGWDELEIPYGHGLDAWLVEFGPDVVVLEPADLRADVVDRLRAVAKG; this is encoded by the coding sequence ATGGCGATTGCCAAGGCCGAGCGGCTGATGAATCTGGCGCTGTGTCTGCTGGGGACGCGTCGGCCGCTCAGCAAGCGGGAACTGCGCGGTTCCATCGAGGCCTACATGGAAGCCGGGAACGACGAGTCCTTCAACCGCATGTTCGAGCGGGACAAGGACGATCTGCGGGAGCTCGGGCTGGTCATCGAGACCGTCGAGAACCTGGAGGGCGACACGGGCTATCTGGCCCGTCGTGATTCCAACCGGCTGCCGCCCGTGGCGCTGGACGCCGAGGAGGCCGCGGCCCTGGGGCTCGCCGCCAAGGTGTGGCAGCAGGCGCGGCTCGCCGGGGCGGCCAGTGGCGCCCTGCAGAAGCTGCGCGCCGGCGGGATGCCGGAGGCCTCGGATCCGTACGAGGGCCAGCACAGTGCCATCGAGCCGCGGATCCCGGTGCACGAGGCGGCCTTCGAGCCGCTGATGCTGGCCTGTCGTGATCGCCGTCCGGTGGTCTTCGACTACCGCAAGTCCACCGCGGCCCGTCCCGAGACCCGGCAGGTGGAGCCGTGGGCACTGGAGTGCTGGCGCGGCCACTGGTACCTGGCGGGCTTCGACCGCGACCGCGGGGCGGAGCGCGTGTTCCGGCTGTCCCGGATCACGGGCAAGGTCCGCTCGCGGCAGGCCAAGTACACCGCCGAGGTGCCGGACGTGGTGACCGTACGGGAGACCGTGGCGCGGTGGGCCGGGGAGAGCGCGGAGCGCTCCGCGCTGATCCGGCTGCGGGCGGGGGCGGGCTATCCGCTGCGGTCCAAGGCCACGGCGGTGCGCGAGGGGGCCGGCGGCGAGGGCTGGGACGAGCTGGAGATTCCGTACGGGCACGGGCTGGACGCCTGGCTGGTGGAGTTCGGCCCCGATGTCGTGGTGCTGGAGCCGGCCGATCTGCGGGCCGACGTGGTGGACCGGCTGCGGGCCGTCGCCAAGGGCTGA
- a CDS encoding YafY family protein produces MAANAIDQTRRMLSLVTYLRERPGAHVADVARAFGITEDELISDLDVLPMCGTSFRGGDLLDIDTDGERIWWRNPDASGESTAEPLRLAADEATALLVAARAVATLPGLREGDRQALLRATAKLEAAAGEVAGASSRLSVTFESEGGVFADVDRAIAEQRRLWLRYYSPARDELTERKVDPIRLFAVGHTYMEGWCHLSEARRTFRLDRVAEIRLLDERADPPAIEPRDLSEGLVQPAAEDPEVVVEVGPGGRWVAEYYPHDSAEELPEGGLRITLRTPDPGSLRRLALRLGREGRIVAPVELADSARRAAREALAAYEGGVAVDVAAGSGADAGGDRG; encoded by the coding sequence ATGGCTGCCAACGCCATCGACCAGACGCGCCGGATGCTGTCCCTGGTGACCTACCTGCGCGAGCGCCCGGGTGCGCACGTCGCGGACGTGGCCCGGGCCTTCGGGATCACCGAGGACGAGCTGATCTCGGACCTCGACGTGCTGCCCATGTGCGGGACCAGTTTCCGGGGCGGTGACCTGCTCGACATCGACACCGACGGGGAGCGCATCTGGTGGCGCAACCCCGATGCCTCGGGGGAGTCCACCGCCGAGCCGCTGCGGCTGGCCGCCGACGAGGCGACGGCGCTGCTGGTGGCCGCCAGAGCCGTGGCCACGCTGCCCGGGCTGCGCGAGGGGGACCGTCAGGCACTGCTGCGGGCCACCGCCAAGCTGGAGGCGGCCGCGGGCGAGGTGGCCGGGGCCAGTTCCCGGCTGTCGGTGACCTTCGAGTCCGAGGGCGGGGTCTTCGCGGACGTGGACCGGGCCATCGCCGAGCAGCGCCGGCTGTGGCTGCGCTACTACTCGCCCGCGCGCGACGAGCTCACCGAACGCAAGGTCGACCCGATCCGGCTGTTCGCGGTCGGGCACACGTACATGGAGGGGTGGTGCCACCTCTCCGAGGCCCGGCGGACCTTCCGGCTGGACCGGGTGGCGGAGATCCGGCTGCTCGACGAGCGGGCCGATCCGCCCGCCATCGAGCCGCGTGATCTGTCCGAGGGGCTGGTCCAGCCGGCCGCCGAGGACCCGGAGGTCGTGGTCGAGGTCGGTCCCGGCGGGCGCTGGGTGGCCGAGTACTACCCGCACGACAGTGCCGAGGAGCTGCCCGAGGGCGGTCTGCGGATCACGTTGCGTACTCCTGACCCGGGTTCGCTGCGGCGTCTGGCGCTGCGGCTGGGCCGCGAGGGGCGGATCGTGGCCCCCGTGGAGCTGGCGGACAGTGCCCGCCGGGCGGCGCGGGAGGCGCTCGCCGCGTACGAGGGCGGCGTGGCCGTGGACGTGGCCGCCGGGAGCGGCGCCGACGCCGGCGGGGATCGGGGCTGA
- a CDS encoding CpXC domain-containing protein, producing the protein MSVAFKASCPDCRARFELDAGSLRLAIGGSRRTTFYSFTCPECGAPVRKPAGERIVELLTGGGVSTLRSV; encoded by the coding sequence ATGTCGGTCGCGTTCAAGGCGTCCTGTCCCGACTGCCGGGCCCGCTTCGAGCTGGACGCGGGTTCCTTGCGGCTGGCCATCGGCGGCAGCCGGCGTACGACGTTCTACTCCTTCACCTGTCCCGAGTGCGGGGCTCCGGTGCGCAAGCCGGCCGGTGAGCGGATCGTGGAGCTGCTGACCGGTGGTGGCGTGAGCACCCTGCGCAGCGTGTGA
- the tatA gene encoding Sec-independent protein translocase subunit TatA, with amino-acid sequence MIGNLKPLEILLIVAVIFLLFGAKKLPDMARSLGKSARILKSEAKAMKKEGEAEDAATAASVADPAPQQQATAPRTIQASPGDVTSARPVNEPNHTTQG; translated from the coding sequence ATGATCGGCAACCTGAAGCCCCTCGAGATCCTCCTGATCGTCGCCGTGATCTTCCTGCTGTTCGGTGCCAAGAAGCTTCCCGACATGGCCCGCTCGCTCGGCAAGTCCGCCCGCATCCTCAAGAGCGAGGCGAAGGCGATGAAGAAGGAGGGGGAGGCGGAGGACGCCGCCACCGCCGCTTCCGTCGCCGACCCGGCCCCCCAGCAGCAGGCCACGGCCCCGCGCACGATCCAGGCGTCGCCCGGCGACGTCACCAGCGCCCGCCCGGTGAACGAGCCCAACCACACCACGCAGGGCTGA
- the tatC gene encoding twin-arginine translocase subunit TatC, protein MLKSARKQEKQDKKAKDAEGRMPLVEHLRELRNRLLKAVLGILVITIVAAFFYKDLIDFMMKPILDSVGCANGVVTQRDGKPCAAMTVNGLIAPFSIALKVSLTAGVVLSAPVWLYQLWAFVAPGLHNHERKYAVGFVAIGAPLFGAGAVLAYMVLPQTAVILLEFTPENASNLLPVDDYLDLITRMIVVFGLAFELPLLLILLNVTGVLTAKRLASWWRAMVLGITVFAAFATPTGDPLTMLALAAPIVALYFIALLVCYLNDRRRVRNNPDAGLDDDEASEVDLTPAAVGAVEPVAAPGALPEQADGGRQRINGYDDAT, encoded by the coding sequence TTGCTCAAGTCTGCCCGCAAGCAGGAGAAGCAGGACAAGAAGGCCAAGGACGCCGAAGGGCGGATGCCCCTTGTCGAGCACCTGCGTGAGCTGAGAAACCGGCTGCTGAAGGCCGTCCTTGGGATCCTCGTGATCACGATCGTGGCCGCGTTCTTCTACAAGGACCTCATCGACTTCATGATGAAGCCGATCCTGGACTCCGTCGGCTGTGCCAACGGTGTGGTCACGCAGCGCGACGGGAAGCCCTGCGCCGCCATGACGGTCAACGGCCTCATCGCCCCGTTCTCCATCGCCCTGAAGGTCTCCCTCACCGCCGGTGTGGTGCTCTCCGCGCCGGTGTGGCTGTACCAGCTGTGGGCCTTCGTGGCCCCGGGGCTGCACAACCACGAGCGCAAGTACGCCGTGGGCTTCGTGGCGATCGGCGCTCCGCTGTTCGGCGCCGGTGCGGTCCTCGCGTACATGGTGCTGCCGCAGACCGCGGTGATCCTGCTGGAGTTCACCCCCGAGAACGCGAGCAACCTGCTGCCGGTCGACGACTACCTCGACCTGATCACGCGCATGATCGTGGTCTTCGGCCTGGCCTTCGAGCTGCCGCTGCTGCTGATCCTGCTCAACGTCACCGGGGTGCTGACCGCGAAGCGGCTGGCGAGCTGGTGGCGGGCCATGGTGCTGGGCATCACGGTCTTCGCGGCGTTCGCGACGCCCACCGGTGACCCGCTGACGATGCTGGCGCTGGCCGCGCCGATCGTCGCCCTGTACTTCATCGCCCTCCTGGTCTGTTACCTCAACGACCGCCGGCGGGTGCGGAACAACCCCGACGCGGGTCTCGACGACGACGAGGCCTCCGAGGTGGATCTGACTCCGGCGGCGGTGGGTGCGGTCGAGCCCGTGGCGGCTCCGGGCGCCCTGCCCGAGCAGGCCGACGGCGGACGCCAGCGGATCAACGGCTACGACGACGCCACCTGA